The Solanum stenotomum isolate F172 unplaced genomic scaffold, ASM1918654v1 scaffold222, whole genome shotgun sequence region TTAATTAATCTGATTTTAATCTCACACTAAGTTtaagaaaaattgttttttttttgaattttatggccCGACGTTAAAGTTATGTAGTATGTATctaaaaattctttaattttagtcttatatattttatgtgaaaaattcaaattaaaaattaattaaaaagaaaaaagacattttttttagaaatattaaaaggaaaataagataAGCAAATTGATACGGAAGAAGAGTATATGTTAATTTCATACTATACATTGATCCTTTAAATGTCTAATATGACGAAGTTGCGTACTTGTGTATTGTTTCTTACACAATAATGCAGAACTCACATTATATGTCTTTTATCTAAACTTTTTTTATGTGTGTATTGTAGAAGAGGAGTTAATATCTCATTAGTAACACAACTAAAAATTTAGTGAAGAGTGTGTAAATTTTCTTCTCAGagtgtataaaattaaatatatacactCATATTAACTAATGCTTAACCTATGTACATCATATAATTTTCTGACGAAGGGTGTGTACCTGAACACCCTTTGCCTAAGGTGGCTCCGCCCTTGTATCTCGTATAGTTGtttaactaataatttttttcatagaaagttactttgagaaaagacttaTTTATGCCATTTGTTTAAAGTTTGACTCGTCTATGTCATTTTtcgtttgagaaaagactcactcatgtcattatttgttagCTGAACACAATTTTGACTTTGCAAACCATTTTTTAATTGTGATCAATTATGATTTGTCCacgtcattaattaaattatttttttaaagaaaaaaagcttAAATATGCTTGATTTATAAATATCATACATCATTACAagtgtttttttaataagaaaatgatgaaatattACAAGCtccataattttaatttattcactCCCAAAACATGTAAAGgcagaaaaaaaacttttacaTTCTTTAAATTATGTTGACTCCTTCCATATTTTCTAAAGTCATCTTATAGACAACCTCTTGAAATATTTTCATGGCTAGTGGAGGCAAATTTATAGCTATCGAAATACCTTTTTCTCCCTTGTCATTTTTAATAGGCACACAAACACTAATAAAAGATGTAGCTTTTGGAATCCCTCCAAAAATGGGGTTTCCCCATCcaaaatcaaattcatcaaatccaaCATATCTATTATCTGAGACAATAAAATTCCAAGATTTTGTTAACTCTGGTCTCCCTTTAATAACCATTAAATCTATAACtgatttaaactaataatacaatgctatatatataacaagtaacaaccatccaaataaGCTGTTAATATGCGtgcaaaaaaaatatgacaagttAAATGAATCGGAGGAAGTAGTGGGCAAAAGGTAAACGGGATTTATTTTGTCACAATAAgattgaaaaggaaaagatcaaacaTTTGATGATGAAAGCGGGAAAAAAAATGTCTCCAATTCTACTTGCTAGTTAAATGTTTCTAGACAAGTTAAGGTACTcccttcgttttaatttatttgtctgatCTGATTTTGATTTCACATGAAGTTTAATACgctaaaaaagatttttaaattttgtgatcttaaattaaagttatatataGAGTGTaccaaaatgttctttaatcttataatcttaaatatgtcatgtgaaaagtttatattaaagaataataaaaaaaaaaaggaggaggaaagagacattcttttttagactaattaaaaagaaaagtaagataaataaattaacacGGAAAGAGAGTTAATGCTAATTTCATATTGTTCATTGATCCTTTAATTGTCTAATCTTTGCTTAATTAATGTAGAATTCACATTATCTGTCTTGTAATATTTGCAGGATCTTTTCCTTTCATTGAGGAATtatatttgtaaaatattaATATGTGACTATGAAAACGTGTACTCCATTGATCATCTATTTCAGAAAGATATTTTGTCTCATAAGGTGCTATTATTATTGGCACTACCAATTTTGTTTCTTGATATGTTATTGAAATTGGCATTGTGTGAGCCATATAGAGTCATTGTAAGCATTTGGAATTAGATTTATATAGAGTCAATTGCATCAAGATGAAATATAATGCAACACAGAAATGTAGTCATGGAAAAGTTGGACCCTACCATTGGTTAAAGTTGTGGAGATGGTTGTTAAACCGAAAAGATAACAAAGTACAAGTGTTTTTTACTTGTGACTCTAACATGacgatttaaaaatatataaaaaattaatcaaattgtaTTGATACCACTAACAAAGAGAAATCGAGATGATAGGATGATGTAGAAAAATCTAACCCAAAATGTATAATTGAAAAATTAGtatgatataaattttataatataacaGGTCGAATCATCTCAGTGACACCCCTACACTAAGATTCGGTTTcaataatttagaaaatttacTTTGGTTTGATTCAACTTGAGTTTAGCCTGCattgtacatattttttttttatcaacttatgtgtcatatttttctttttaatcaatCTTATAATAGTTATATGTACATCCTTATTGATTAGAAATAATTTCAACTTTAAATTACTTCttattttaatcttaataaaatgatttgtcacttacttaaatatttaaattttaaaatcttaaaataatttattttttattttttaatacttcATGTTTGGAAAGGGATGAGCATGTTCATCCTCCATCTAATTGACAAGACGTTAGGCTTATGTCCCTCTCTTTTATTACTACCATACATGTGTATGGCTCTAAAcacattattaatttatttctttagcCCCACTCCAAATGCTTttttagaaaacatttttctttctctttttgaaactcaatgATTTGGATAGTTTTATGCAAGAATTATCTGGTTATACAAACATTCCTtccatatttattattttccctATAGTTTGATAATATGTACCTATTatttcactaattaataatttcatataaaattttaatttagataTACCAGAATACATGCATTTTAACTATCAAATACATTCTGAGATACAGAATCATAAAGAGACGATTGAGATAAGAGGGAAGCGAGTGAGAGAGTCTATGtgcgaatcacactagatacatatatctgaATCCAATATACCTTTCAAACACATCAAGAACTACCGATACAAAAGAGAGAGAGGAGTGAGAGGGGAGTGAGAgaagagagaggcgagcgagagagttACATACAAGTGAATTCACTAGGATTCAATGTATCTATAATTAATTACATCTATGACCACATATatcataaatacatgtatctagacaCAGCTAATACATGTATCCAAGTCTGAATTTCGGTAAGATTTGTAATATTTGAAACTCGTGCAAAGAGAACCAATTTGCTCCTAAACTAGcgaaatttgtatttttaccCAAGTTTAAGTTTTATTCTTTCTCCAATTAAAAGGTTGGTGCCTTAGGTCCCCAAAATTGAAGGgcctcttctttctttttttcaataataagttagtatattttttcttagaaaaagTATATCGAGTattcatagaaaaaaaatcatatacgAGGCCGAAAATGATTATTAGAAGAAGCTTCATTTATTATGAGCCCCAAAAATTGAAGGCctccattttttttaacaattaatagcaACTTATATGTTTTCTTAAACAAATTATTGAGTATTCATAggaaacataaaataaaatttggatataagaggaaaataattattaggCGAAGCTTCATATATCTGAAGTACTATATATTTCTcaagaaaaattatatggtctatatattataaattgaaCAAGAATTATTAGAAGAAATCAATggtaaaaaagttatttacaAGTTTGTATCTTAAAGAGATAGAAGATTAATAGActatttaaagaaaatttaaaggCCTCAAGTTGATTCTGACTTACTTTATAAAACTTAACCTCATGAAGTcggtatttttcaaaaataaaaagtaaaaaaaaatccgaACATCATGACATTGCAGAAAGGTGACCTAAATAAACCAACCTCATGAGGTCGATTTTTTGCGACCTCGTGAGGTCACTTTTCGAAAAGCGACCAGGCTTTTTGCGACTTAGGTTGAAGTTGAATTTTAGATCACCTTTTTAACGAAAATCAACCTTATAGATTACTTTGGCACATCCACAATAATGCCCAATGCCTACAACTTCGTCCGGATCCTCTCAAACTAATATCTTTCAACCTGGTGTTCTCACTTCTGGGACTAGTACAGAATAACTCTACATGGcggtttaaaaatattaaaaaaagattaatcaAATCGTAAAAATACCATAATGAAGAGAAACCAAGATGGTGAGATGATTTGGAAAAGTTTAATTTTGgtatacaaaacaaaataactacaaaaattggtatgatataaattttataagatAATCAGTTGAACATCTCATTGACACCCCTAGATTAAGGCTCGGTTCtactaattttgaaaatttaatttggTTCAGTTCAACTCGAGTTTATCCcatattattacattttttaattttaatttatgtgtcgtacttttctttttaatcaatCTTAAAATGATTATACAtgtttatttagaaaaaagttttaattttaaattacttctCATTTTAatccttaataaaataatttataactcacacaaatatttataactattatttcaaattataaaattttaaattattttcttctttcttaaattttgtgttccGAAATCGAAAAATGGATGAGAGGATACACACGTATGGCTCTAAACAAACACACTCCAAATGTCTTTTTCAGAAAACTTTTGTCTTTCCTTCTTTCCCTAAATGAAAATCAATGATTTAAAAAGTTTTGGTTCTTTACTTAACCCTTAAACATCAAACTGTTGGTGATGTGGATTGGTTGTTAAGCCAAAAGATAAGAAAATATAGGtgattttcataaatattacccctaatgttttttttaactaaaataaaaggtaaaatattGCTAGGGTGAGGTGACATGTCGCATGACATTCACCTAAGCGAAATgtcaagaaatttttttaattattgacaAATTGAATGATATCGAACTTAAATTTCATCTCCAATCGAACATAAAACAAATACTTGATTTATAAATATCATACCAGAAGGACAAGTACTTTTACATCTTTGAAATTATGTTGGCTCCTTCCACATTTCTTAAAGTAAGGTTATACACAACCTCTTGAAATTTTTTCATAGCAAAAGGAGGCAAACTTATAGCTATCAAAATACCCTTTTCTCCATTCTCATTTTTAACAGGCACACCAAAACTAATTAATGATACAGCTTTAGGAACTCCACCAAAAATAGGCTCTCCCCatccaaaatcatatttatcaaACCCAGCAGACCTATTATCTGAGATAATGAAATTCCAAGATTTTGATAACTCTGGTCTCCCTTTAATTACAATTAAATCTGTTAGTGATTTAATGTACTCTTCATTCATATGATCTTTAAGTTTCTTGATCAATTCAACTGCATATGCTAGTGGACTTGAACATAATAATCCTGCTTTCGATATTGCAGCTGGAGTAATGAATGCATTCCCATAATATCCAGATGGTACTTCAAATTCTAGTGACTTTCCACGTATGTTAATAAGATATGTCAAATGAACAATTTCTTCAGGGTGCAAATCAAGAGCAATGGTACGACATTTCCATAAAAACGCCACTAATAACTCGAATTTTGTACATCCACAATTTGAAGGAACTTGATTTTTAATTACTTCCATCTCCTTATTtccaaagaaaaatgattgttgtaTCAACTTATCTTCAATAGATTCCCATGCAATTTTTGATTCAATTTGCTCATCGAATTCATGGTGAGTACGTGTAATGCATGGTGATGATCTAGCACTTAGGAGATGCCTTTGCCATACAGGTAATATGGAAGGTGTAGAAGCTCCTTGAATTAATTCACTTAATGCATTTAGAAACATTTTGATACCATATGCATCCACCATAGTGTGATTAGCTCTAAATCCAACCGCAAATCCACCACAGCTAAAACGGGTCACCTATACATAGAGATATTCtagtttagtaaaaaaaaatttggaaccTGCAGCGGTTACAACCTCTGCCTTTCGGGTGAGCACTCTGTGGTGCACTGGGTAAATTCCCCACTGTGTAATAGACTTCAAACCACACAGAGGGGATGTATACCCAACTGAGTCATTTCGAAGGACTAGTTTAGTAAACCGCACTAGGCAAACTCTATGCGACAGACTCGACTCAGAAGGCATTGAGGAGGGATCGACCCCGGGTCATCCGTGTGGATAAccaccctccaaaccaacttAGCCATCCCGAAGGACTAGTTTAGTAATTTTACTATGTAatagattttgtttttttataagaaatctAAAGAAGATTTATATAGAATGTTATTTACCTGAATTAGCAAAAGAGGGCAACCAATAATCCCATCAGAACCAGGAACATTGTGAAGTAGTAAATCTAAGTATGGACATGGTGGTTTAATAGAGTCACCTAATTTGTCAAGCTCCACATTAGCATCAGCTTCAATAAACAAGACTCCTTCACCATTGCAATTTACCATAAGCTTCTTATTAGGCCCTTCAATGAGTCTACCAGCTAATGGATAATAAAAAACAAGTGTTTTAGATAATCCATCTTTAATAATTTTTGCGGGATCTTTATCTTCCATTaaagaattatatttataaaacatTAATATAGAAACATGGAAACGAGTACTCCCTTGATCATCTATTTCAGAAAGATGTTTTATCTCATGGGGTGTTATAATTGATGGAACAACTAATTTTGGCTTGTGATGTGTTATTGAAATTGGCATAGTCTTGTGCGCCATACGTGTAATGTGTTATTCGGTTTAATAGAATTTAGAGTGCTAAGTAACGATGAGTTGttattttgaaatatgaattaTTTGTAAGCATTTGGAATGAGATTTATAGTGTCAATTACATCAAGTGAGAGATGTGTAATTGATCATTATTcaatcacaaacacaaaaaATGTGTGGTGTGGGAACGTTGGACTATCCAGCCGGCCAttcgttttattttattttttaaaataa contains the following coding sequences:
- the LOC125851104 gene encoding methanol O-anthraniloyltransferase-like yields the protein MAHKTMPISITHHKPKLVVPSIITPHEIKHLSEIDDQGSTRFHVSILMFYKYNSLMEDKDPAKIIKDGLSKTLVFYYPLAGRLIEGPNKKLMVNCNGEGVLFIEADANVELDKLGDSIKPPCPYLDLLLHNVPGSDGIIGCPLLLIQVTRFSCGGFAVGFRANHTMVDAYGIKMFLNALSELIQGASTPSILPVWQRHLLSARSSPCITRTHHEFDEQIESKIAWESIEDKLIQQSFFFGNKEMEVIKNQVPSNCGCTKFELLVAFLWKCRTIALDLHPEEIVHLTYLINIRGKSLEFEVPSGYYGNAFITPAAISKAGLLCSSPLAYAVELIKKLKDHMNEEYIKSLTDLIVIKGRPELSKSWNFIISDNRSAGFDKYDFGWGEPIFGGVPKAVSLISFGVPVKNENGEKGILIAISLPPFAMKKFQEVVYNLTLRNVEGANIISKM